Proteins encoded together in one Phyllostomus discolor isolate MPI-MPIP mPhyDis1 chromosome 6, mPhyDis1.pri.v3, whole genome shotgun sequence window:
- the ZNF408 gene encoding zinc finger protein 408 isoform X1: MEEVAELLLEGEKLHFAPEPSPNPGSGWSPSGEGRAQDLKDFPPWPIRAVLALKSLPRGLALGPSLMEKQRLGVWCVGEPLQPGVLWGPLEEEESGSKQKGEGVKPRQKKDVSLGPWGDVCACEQSSGWTSLVQRGRLEGEGNVAPVRISERLHLQVYRVVLPGFELLLRPWSPSEVTVVTEVESAGQQEVASPGEDAGEPRTALHSCSAGPGLQSPPGIQAENMVSSGLNPQTQDQLSQESQSPGPLSQGGSVDEEDPPPTQMPAEPQSSSAPQRGLQSSEATSSSSAGGTEVHAHLVKTSRSPSDPCWPRAKTSGPSAQQDGEQHPSLSARLRSPPGPAGSSPKQGRRYRCGECGKAFLQLCHLKKHAFVHTGHKPFLCTECGKSYSSEESFKAHMLGHRGVRPFPCPQCDKAYGTRRDLREHQVVHSGARPFACDQCGKAFARRPSLRLHRKTHQVPAAPAPCPCPVCGRPLASQGSLRNHMRLHTGEKPFLCPHCGRAFRQRGSLRGHLRLHTGERPYRCPHCAGAFPQLPELRRHLISHTGEAHLCPVCGKALRDPHTLRAHERLHSGERPFPCPQCGRAYTLATKLRRHLKSHLADKPYRCPTCGMGYTLPQSLKRHLLSHQPGVPSSPPCVPPAASEPTVVLLQTEPELLGTRNEQTVCPAQDVFEVTISESQEKCFVVPEELGPAPSLVFIHKDVGCSTWAEVVEVETGT; this comes from the exons ATGGAGGAGGTGGCGGAGCTGCTCTTGGAAGGGGAGAAGCTGCACTTCG CCCCGGAGCCGAGCCCGAACCCGGGCTCAGGATGGAGCCCGTCCGGAGAAGGTCGTGCCCAGGACCTCAAAGACTTCCCGCCCTGGCCGATCCGAGCCGTCCTCGCTCTGAAGAGCCTCCCACGGGGTTTAGCCCTTGGCCCGTCACTGATGGAAAAACAGCGCTTGGGGGTCTGGTGTGTCGGGGAGCCTCTGCAGCCAGGAGTGCTCTGGGGGCCGCTGGAAGAGGAGGAGTCCGGCTCCAAGCAGAAGGGCGAGGGGGTGAAACCACGGCAGAAGAAG GACGTGTCACTAGGCCCATGGGGAGACGTGTGTGCTTGTGAGCAGAGTTCAGGCTGGACCAG TTTGGTGCAGCGGGGCAGGCTGGAGGGTGAGGGAAACGTGGCCCCGGTGCGGATCAGCGAGAGGCTCCACCTGCAGGTGTACCGGGTCGTGCTGCCGGGCTTTGAGCTGCTGCTGCGGCCCTGGTCTCCCTCCGAGGTGACTGTGGTGACAGAAGTGGAATCTGCTGGTCAACAGGAAGTGGCCTCTCCTGGGGAGGATGCAGGAGAGCCTCGTACAG CACTCCACTCTTGCTCCGCAGGCCCTGGTCTCCAGTCACCCCCTGGCATCCAGGCAGAGAATATGGTGAGCTCCGGACTTAACCCCCAAACCCAGGACCAGCTTTCCCAGGAGAGCCAGTCACCTGGTCCACTGTCTCAGGGTGGCAGCGTGGATGAGGAGGACCCGCCCCCGACACAGATGCCAGCTGAGCCTCAGAGCAGCTCCGCTCCCCAGCGGGGCCTCCAGAGCAGTGAGGCAACTTCCTCGTCTTCTGCCGGCGGCACCGAGGTGCATGCTCACCTGGTCAAGACGTCACGTAGCCCCAGTGACCCGTGCTGGCCCAGAGCAAAGACCTCAGGGCCCAGTGCCCAGCAAGATGGGGAGCAGCACCCCAGCCTCTCTGCACGCTTGCGGAGCCCTCCTGGCCCGGCGGGAAGCTCCCCAAAACAGGGGCGACGGTACCGGTGTGGGGAGTGTGGCAAAGCCTTCCTGCAGCTGTGCCACCTGAAGAAGCATGCGTTTGTGCACACAGGCCACAAGCCCTTCCTTTGCACAGAGTGTGGCAAGAGCTACAGCTCAGAGGAGAGCTTCAAAGCCCACATGTTGGGCCACCGCGGGGTGCGGCCCTTTCCCTGCCCACAATGTGACAAGGCCTATGGCACCCGGCGAGACCTCAGAGAACACCAAGTGGTACATTCAGGTGCCCGACCTTTTGCTTGTGACCAGTGTGGCAAGGCCTTCGCCCGCCGGCCTTCCCTGAGACTGCATCGCAAGACCCATCAGGtgccagctgcccctgccccatgccCGTGCCCCGTATGTGGGCGGCCGctggccagccagggctccctgcgAAACCACATGCGGCTCCACACGGGGGAAAAGCCCTTCCTGTGCCCACACTGTGGCCGGGCATTCCGCCAGCGGGGCAGCCTGCGTGGGCACCTGCGACTGCACACGGGGGAGCGTCCCTACCGCTGCCCGCACTGTGCTGGCGCCTTCCCCCAGCTGCCCGAACTGCGGCGCCACCTCATCTCCCACACCGGGGAGGCCCACCTGTGCCCCGTGTGTGGCAAGGCCCTCCGGGACCCGCACACGCTGCGTGCTCATGAGCGCCTGCACTCGGGAGAGaggcccttcccctgcccccagtgtGGCCGTGCTTACACACTGGCCACCAAGCTGAGACGCCACCTCAAATCCCACCTGGCCGACAAGCCCTACCGCTGCCCTACCTGTGGCATGGGCTATACCCTCCCCCAGAGCCTCAAGCGGCACCTGCTCAGTCACCAACCGGGGGTGCCCTCCAGCCCCCCTTGTGTGCCTCCTGCTGCTTCTGAGCCCACTGTGGTCTTACTGCAGACTGAGCCAGAATTGCTGGGCACACGCAACGAACAGACCGTCTGCCCAGCCCAGGACGTCTTCGAGGTCACCATTTCTGAGAGCCAGGAGAAGTGCTTTGTGGTCCCGGAAgagctgggccccgcccccagcctggtgTTCATCCATAAGGACGTGGGCTGTAGCACCTGGGCAGAAGTGGTAGAGGTGGAGACGGGCACCTGA
- the ZNF408 gene encoding zinc finger protein 408 isoform X2, with the protein MEEVAELLLEGEKLHFAPEPSPNPGSGWSPSGEGRAQDLKDFPPWPIRAVLALKSLPRGLALGPSLMEKQRLGVWCVGEPLQPGVLWGPLEEEESGSKQKGEGVKPRQKKDVSLGPWGDVCACEQSSGWTSLVQRGRLEGEGNVAPVRISERLHLQVYRVVLPGFELLLRPWSPSEVTVVTEVESAGQQEVASPGEDAGEPRTGPGLQSPPGIQAENMVSSGLNPQTQDQLSQESQSPGPLSQGGSVDEEDPPPTQMPAEPQSSSAPQRGLQSSEATSSSSAGGTEVHAHLVKTSRSPSDPCWPRAKTSGPSAQQDGEQHPSLSARLRSPPGPAGSSPKQGRRYRCGECGKAFLQLCHLKKHAFVHTGHKPFLCTECGKSYSSEESFKAHMLGHRGVRPFPCPQCDKAYGTRRDLREHQVVHSGARPFACDQCGKAFARRPSLRLHRKTHQVPAAPAPCPCPVCGRPLASQGSLRNHMRLHTGEKPFLCPHCGRAFRQRGSLRGHLRLHTGERPYRCPHCAGAFPQLPELRRHLISHTGEAHLCPVCGKALRDPHTLRAHERLHSGERPFPCPQCGRAYTLATKLRRHLKSHLADKPYRCPTCGMGYTLPQSLKRHLLSHQPGVPSSPPCVPPAASEPTVVLLQTEPELLGTRNEQTVCPAQDVFEVTISESQEKCFVVPEELGPAPSLVFIHKDVGCSTWAEVVEVETGT; encoded by the exons ATGGAGGAGGTGGCGGAGCTGCTCTTGGAAGGGGAGAAGCTGCACTTCG CCCCGGAGCCGAGCCCGAACCCGGGCTCAGGATGGAGCCCGTCCGGAGAAGGTCGTGCCCAGGACCTCAAAGACTTCCCGCCCTGGCCGATCCGAGCCGTCCTCGCTCTGAAGAGCCTCCCACGGGGTTTAGCCCTTGGCCCGTCACTGATGGAAAAACAGCGCTTGGGGGTCTGGTGTGTCGGGGAGCCTCTGCAGCCAGGAGTGCTCTGGGGGCCGCTGGAAGAGGAGGAGTCCGGCTCCAAGCAGAAGGGCGAGGGGGTGAAACCACGGCAGAAGAAG GACGTGTCACTAGGCCCATGGGGAGACGTGTGTGCTTGTGAGCAGAGTTCAGGCTGGACCAG TTTGGTGCAGCGGGGCAGGCTGGAGGGTGAGGGAAACGTGGCCCCGGTGCGGATCAGCGAGAGGCTCCACCTGCAGGTGTACCGGGTCGTGCTGCCGGGCTTTGAGCTGCTGCTGCGGCCCTGGTCTCCCTCCGAGGTGACTGTGGTGACAGAAGTGGAATCTGCTGGTCAACAGGAAGTGGCCTCTCCTGGGGAGGATGCAGGAGAGCCTCGTACAG GCCCTGGTCTCCAGTCACCCCCTGGCATCCAGGCAGAGAATATGGTGAGCTCCGGACTTAACCCCCAAACCCAGGACCAGCTTTCCCAGGAGAGCCAGTCACCTGGTCCACTGTCTCAGGGTGGCAGCGTGGATGAGGAGGACCCGCCCCCGACACAGATGCCAGCTGAGCCTCAGAGCAGCTCCGCTCCCCAGCGGGGCCTCCAGAGCAGTGAGGCAACTTCCTCGTCTTCTGCCGGCGGCACCGAGGTGCATGCTCACCTGGTCAAGACGTCACGTAGCCCCAGTGACCCGTGCTGGCCCAGAGCAAAGACCTCAGGGCCCAGTGCCCAGCAAGATGGGGAGCAGCACCCCAGCCTCTCTGCACGCTTGCGGAGCCCTCCTGGCCCGGCGGGAAGCTCCCCAAAACAGGGGCGACGGTACCGGTGTGGGGAGTGTGGCAAAGCCTTCCTGCAGCTGTGCCACCTGAAGAAGCATGCGTTTGTGCACACAGGCCACAAGCCCTTCCTTTGCACAGAGTGTGGCAAGAGCTACAGCTCAGAGGAGAGCTTCAAAGCCCACATGTTGGGCCACCGCGGGGTGCGGCCCTTTCCCTGCCCACAATGTGACAAGGCCTATGGCACCCGGCGAGACCTCAGAGAACACCAAGTGGTACATTCAGGTGCCCGACCTTTTGCTTGTGACCAGTGTGGCAAGGCCTTCGCCCGCCGGCCTTCCCTGAGACTGCATCGCAAGACCCATCAGGtgccagctgcccctgccccatgccCGTGCCCCGTATGTGGGCGGCCGctggccagccagggctccctgcgAAACCACATGCGGCTCCACACGGGGGAAAAGCCCTTCCTGTGCCCACACTGTGGCCGGGCATTCCGCCAGCGGGGCAGCCTGCGTGGGCACCTGCGACTGCACACGGGGGAGCGTCCCTACCGCTGCCCGCACTGTGCTGGCGCCTTCCCCCAGCTGCCCGAACTGCGGCGCCACCTCATCTCCCACACCGGGGAGGCCCACCTGTGCCCCGTGTGTGGCAAGGCCCTCCGGGACCCGCACACGCTGCGTGCTCATGAGCGCCTGCACTCGGGAGAGaggcccttcccctgcccccagtgtGGCCGTGCTTACACACTGGCCACCAAGCTGAGACGCCACCTCAAATCCCACCTGGCCGACAAGCCCTACCGCTGCCCTACCTGTGGCATGGGCTATACCCTCCCCCAGAGCCTCAAGCGGCACCTGCTCAGTCACCAACCGGGGGTGCCCTCCAGCCCCCCTTGTGTGCCTCCTGCTGCTTCTGAGCCCACTGTGGTCTTACTGCAGACTGAGCCAGAATTGCTGGGCACACGCAACGAACAGACCGTCTGCCCAGCCCAGGACGTCTTCGAGGTCACCATTTCTGAGAGCCAGGAGAAGTGCTTTGTGGTCCCGGAAgagctgggccccgcccccagcctggtgTTCATCCATAAGGACGTGGGCTGTAGCACCTGGGCAGAAGTGGTAGAGGTGGAGACGGGCACCTGA